A single genomic interval of Malania oleifera isolate guangnan ecotype guangnan chromosome 13, ASM2987363v1, whole genome shotgun sequence harbors:
- the LOC131146588 gene encoding leucine-rich repeat receptor-like protein kinase TDR, whose product MRISFPFPLLLAFPFFFSSIPLLSSASLSLQYLSLLSLKASLADPLSALRDWSLPANFSVQDPSWCSWSGIECDPQTGHVISLDLSCQNLSGRIPDTVRHLSELKHLNLSKNAFDGPFPSTIFDLTSLRTLDINHNNFNSTFPPGISKLKSLTFFDAYSNSFTGPLPDDVADLRHLQHLNLGGSYFSGAVPENYGTFERLTFLDLAGNVLEGPVPTQLGFLTQLERLEIGYNQFTGQVPAEFGLLSNLNYLDISNCKLSGFLAPELGNLTKLETLFLFKNQFSGEIPKSYANFLAMKSFDLSNNLLTGTILEEVSYMKEMTVLNLMNNKLSGEIPAGVGELPNLNNLCLWNNSLTGILPQKLGSNGKLIKLDVSSNSLTGPIPPGLCTGNQLQKTILFGNMFTDEIPPTLLNCTSLLRFRAQDNKFNGSIPHGFSLLPNLTFMDISNNNFSGQIPMDLANAPKLQFLNISGNGFETQLPENIWRSPSLQIFSASFCKLTGKIPDFIGCHNIYKIELVGNSLNGSIPWDISHCEKLLSLNLRLNSLTGIIPWEISTLPSITDVDISHNFLTGMIPSNFSNSRTLESFNVSFNLLTGPIPSTGTIFPNLHAPSFAGNDGLCGEILHKPCPSEGSAEAASDQRPPRKTAGAIVWIMAAAFGIGVFVLVAGSRCFRAKNAMRLSGEREAGPWKLTAFQRLNFTAEDVMESVAMSEKIIGTGATGMVYRAEMPGGEIIAVKKLWGRQKEAATRRRRGVLAEVEVLGNVRHRNIVRLLGCCSNREGTMLLYEYMPNGSLEELLHGKNNDVAVTDWLTRHKIALGVAQGICYLHHDCDPVIVHRDLKPSNILLDGEMEARVADFGVAKLVLPDESMSVIAGSYGYIAPEYAYTLQVDEKSDIYSYGVMLMEILSGKRSVDPEFGDGNNIVDWVRTKIKAKNGINDILDENAGASCASVKEEMMLVLRVAILCTSRNPADRPSMRDVVSMLQEAKPKRKLLENMIRFGVNDNVVTCGGGGGGGDTNPFINKPALEC is encoded by the exons ATGagaatttcttttcctttcccaTTGCTCCTCgcattccccttcttcttctcttcAATTCCTCTGCTTTCCTCTGCTTCTCTCTCCCTGCAATACCTCTCCCTCCTCTCCCTCAAAGCCTCCCTCGCCGATCCTCTCTCCGCCCTCCGCGACTGGTCGCTGCCTGCCAACTTCTCCGTCCAAGACCCCTCATGGTGCTCTTGGTCCGGCATCGAATGCGACCCCCAAACAGGCCATGTCATTTCCCTCGACCTCTCCTGTCAGAATCTCTCCGGCCGAATTCCGGATACCGTCCGGCACCTGTCCGAGCTGAAGCACCTCAATCTCAGCAAGAATGCCTTCGATGGACCCTTCCCGTCGACGATCTTCGACCTGACCTCACTGAGGACGCTCGACATTAACCACAACAACTTCAATTCCACTTTCCCGCCTGGGATTTCCAAGCTGAAATCCTTAACATTCTTCGACGCTTACAGCAACAGCTTCACCGGACCTCTTCCCGACGATGTCGCCGATCTCCGGCATCTCCAGCATCTCAACCTCGGCGGCAGCTACTTCTCCGGCGCGGTGCCGGAAAATTACGGTACATTTGAAAGACTGACGTTTCTCGACTTGGCTGGGAACGTACTGGAAGGACCCGTTCCGACTCAGTTGGGTTTCTTGACGCAGCTCGAACGTTTGGAGATCGGTTATAATCAGTTCACCGGCCAAGTCCCGGCGGAATTTGGGTTGTTGTCAAATCTCAACTACCTTGATATTTCGAACTGCAAACTTTCGGGTTTTCTCGCGCCGGAACTCGGCAATTTGACGAAGCTCGAAACATTGTTCCTGTTTAAGAACCAGTTTTCTGGCGAGATACCCAAGAGTTATGCAAATTTTTTGGCTATGAAATCTTTCGATTTGTCCAATAATCTACTTACTGGGACTATTTTGGAGGAAGTATCTTACATGAAGGAGATGACGGTGCTGAATTTGATGAACAATAAACTCAGCGGCGAGATACCCGCCGGCGTCGGCGAGCTTCCCAATCTCAACAACCTCTGCCTCTGGAACAATTCGCTAACCGGAATTCTCCCTCAAAAGCTCGGATCGAATGGAAAGTTGATAAAACTCGACGTCTCCTCAAATTCGCTCACCGGTCCGATCCCTCCGGGTCTCTGCACGGGAAATCAGCTCCAGAAGACCATTCTCTTCGGAAACATGTTCACTGACGAGATCCCGCCGACGCTCCTGAACTGTACTTCCTTGCTCAGGTTTCGAGCTCAAGATAACAAGTTTAACGGCTCTATTCCTCATGGATTCAGTCTTCTGCCGAACCTCACCTTCATGGACATCAGCAACAACAATTTTTCAGGTCAAATCCCAATGGACCTTGCCAATGCACCTAAATTACAGTTCCTGAATATTTCAGGAAACGGTTTCGAAACCCAATTACCGGAAAACATATGGAGGTCGCCGAGTCTGCAAATTTTCTCCGCTAGTTTCTGCAAACTCACCGGCAAAATTCCAGATTTCATCGGCTGCCACAACATATACAAGATAGAATTGGTGGGCAATTCACTCAACGGAAGCATCCCTTGGGACATCAGCCACTGCGAGAAGCTCCTCTCTCTCAACCTTCGCCTGAATTCCCTCACCGGGATAATCCCTTGGGAGATTTCCACCCTCCCGTCGATCACCGACGTCGATATCTCCCACAATTTCCTCACCGGCATGATCCCCTCGAACTTCAGCAACTCCCGCACTCTCGAAAGCTTCAACGTCTCCTTCAACCTCCTCACCGGTCCAATCCCGTCCACCGGCACGATCTTCCCAAACCTCCACGCGCCTTCGTTCGCCGGCAATGACGGCCTTTGCGGCGAAATCCTTCACAAGCCCTGCCCATCGGAGGGCAGCGCGGAGGCAGCCTCCGACCAACGGCCGCCAAGAAAGACCGCCGGCGCGATCGTGTGGATCATGGCGGCGGCGTTTGGAATTGGCGTTTTCGTGCTAGTCGCCGGCAGCCGGTGTTTCCGGGCGAAGAATGCGATGCGACTCTCCGGAGAGAGGGAGGCGGGGCCATGGAAGCTGACGGCGTTTCAGCGGCTGAACTTCACGGCAGAGGACGTGATGGAGAGCGTGGCGATGAGCGAGAAGATAATAGGGACGGGGGCGACGGGGATGGTGTACAGGGCGGAGATGCCCGGCGGGGAGATCATAGCGGTGAAGAAGCTGTGGGGGAGGCAGAAGGAGGCGGCGACAAGGCGGCGGCGAGGAGTCCTGGCGGAGGTGGAGGTGCTGGGGAACGTGAGGCACCGGAACATAGTGAGATTGTTAGGGTGCTGCAGCAACAGGGAGGGGACGATGCTGCTCTACGAGTACATGCCCAACGGCAGCCTCGAGGAGTTGTTGCATGGGAAAAACAATGACGTGGCGGTCACCGATTGGCTGACCAGGCATAAGATAGCGCTTGGGGTGGCGCAGGGCATTTGCTATCTTCACCACGACTGTGACCCGGTGATCGTGCACCGCGACCTCAAGCCCAGTAATATTCTTTTGGACGGCGAGATGGAGGCCAGGGTGGCAGACTTCGGAGTCGCCAAGCTCGTCCTCCCCGACGAGTCCATGTCCGTCATCGCCGGCTCCTACGGCTACATTGCGCCAG AGTATGCTTACACACTACAAGTTGATGAAAAGAGCGACATATATAGTTATGGGGTGATGCTGATGGAGATCTTAAGTGGGAAAAGATCAGTCGATCCAGAGTTTGGAGATGGCAACAACATTGTAGATTGGGTGCGAACGAAAATCAAGGCCAAGAATGGTATAAATGATATTCTTGATGAAAATGCAGGAGCGTCTTGTGCGTCGGTGAAGGAGGAGATGATGTTGGTGCTTAGAGTGGCGATATTGTGCACTAGTCGAAACCCTGCTGATCGACCCTCCATGAGGGATGTGGTATCAATGTTGCAAGAAGCCAAGCCGAAAAGAAAATTACTAGAAAATATGATACGATTTGGCGTTAATGATAATGTGGTGACTtgtggcggcggcggcggcggcggcgacACTAATCCCTTCATAAACAAACCGGCATTAGAATGTTAA